The genomic segment TCGGCCTGGTGCTGTTCGTCGGTATGGGCCTGGGCGTGCTCTTCTCGATCATGTTCGCGGCGCCCGTGCTGACCGTGCTCAAAGAGCGCGAGCCCAAGATCAAGGCGCACACCGCCCGGGTGCTGGCCCGGCGGGCCGCGGCCCGCTCGGGCGACGTGGCCCCGCGCGCCGAGCGCTCGGGCCGCAACGCCAACGCCACCGACTCGGACGAGGAAGCCCCGGCGCTCGCGTCGGCCGCCCCGCGGCCCGGTTCGCGGCCCACGGGCAAGCGCAACACCAACCGGGGCGGACGTCCCGGTGGCGCCGGGCCCCGGCCCAGCGGGGGCAACAAGCGGCGCTAGACGTACGTAACTGATCAGTGGGGGCGGCCGCCATGCGGCCGCCCCCACTGTCGTTAGGCTGGCCCGGTGAGCGATGAGATCCCCCGCGCCACCGGCGACAGTGGCCGCGACCTGGCCGCCGTCGTGCTCGGCGGCACGATCGACGTGCCGGATTTCCCCAAGCCGGGCGTCGTCTTCAAGGACCTGATGCCGCTGTTCGCCGACGGGCGGGCGTTCCACGAGGTGATCGACGGCATCGTCGCCCACTACGGGCCCGAGTCGTTCGACGTGGTGGCCGGTGTCGAGGCCCGCGGCTTCGTCGTGGCGGCCGCGATCGCGTATGCGACGGGGGTGGGCGTCGTGCCGGTGCGCAAGGCGGGCAAGCTGCCGCGGCAGGCCCTGTCGGCGTCGTACGAGCTCGAATACGGCGAGGCCACCCTCGAGGTGCACGAGGACGCTTTCATCGCCGGTCAGCGCGTGCTGGTGGTCGATGACGTGCTGGCCACCGGGGGCACCGCGGGGGCCGCGCTCGAGCTGGTGGAGCGGGCGGGGGGCACGGTCGTGGGTTTCACCGTGCTGATGGAACTGGCCTTCCTGAAGGGCCGCGAGCGTCTCAGTCCCCGCACGGTCCATGCGCTGCTGACCGTTTGATGGCTCTTTGCCCGGTCGGACCCGCTCTTTCGGAGGTTCGGCCGGGCCATCCGGGAAGAGTGTGCGGGTAGGATGGCGTTCCTAACCAGGTGACCAACCCTGGCATTGGCGGACTTCCCCGGCCGGCGACGATCGGTGAGGTCCCGAGCGATGGTGTGAGGAGGCCGGTGTCCAGCGACGTCGTCCCTCCGGCGGAGGGCACGGTGCAGCCGACCGAGGACTCACAAAACGGCGCGGGCGCTGCGGTGCCCGCCGACGAGGCACGGCCGGCCGAGGTCTCCGACCCCGATGTCACCCAGCCGATGCCGCCTGCCGACAGTTCGGCTGGTGGTTTCGGGCTGGCCAGCGCGCCGACCGGCCGCCGGGTGCGAGCCCGCCTGGCCCGGTTCAACGCGCCGTGGCAGAGCACCCAGGTCAGTGAGGTTCTCGAACCACTGATCGCCACCCACCGGGCGAGCCACCCCAAGGCCGACGGCCGCATGCTTCAGCGTGCGTTCGACGTCGCCGCGCGGTGGCACTCGGGTCAGTACCGGAAATCCGGCGACCCCTACATCACGCATCCGCTCGCCGTGGCGACGATCCTGGCCAACCTCGGCATGGACACGACCACCCTGGTAGCGGCTCTCCTGCACGACACCATCGAGGACACCGACTACTCGCTCGAGTCGATGCGCAGCGACTTCGGCCCCGAGGTCGCGCTGCTGGTCGACGGTGTCACCAAGCTCGACCGGGTCAAGCTGGGCGACGCGGCCAAGGCCGAGACCATCCGCAAGATGGTGGTCGCGATGGCCAAGGACCCGCGCGTCCTGGTCATCAAGCTGGCCGACCGGCTGCACAACATGCGCACCCTGACCTTCCTGCCCCGCCCCAAGCAGGAGCAGAAGGCCAAGGAGACGCTCGAGATCCTGGCGCCGCTGGCCCACCGCCTCGGCATGAACACGATCAAGTGGGAGCTCGAGGACCTCGCGTTCGGCACCCTGTTCCCGAAGCGGTTCGAGGAGATCAACCGCCTCATCGGGGAGCACCAGCCGCAGCGTGAGGCGCTGCTGCGCCAGGTGACGAACAGGGTCAGCCTCGACCTCAAGTCGGCGAAGATCAAGGCCGAGACGACCGGCCGCCCCAAGCACCTCTACTCGATCTACCAAAAGATGATCGTGCGGGGCCGCGACTTCAACGACATCTACGACCTCGTCGGCGTCCGCATCCTGGTCGACACGGTTCGGGACTGCTACGCCGCGCTCGGAGTCATCCACGCGAACTGGCAGCCCGTGCCGGGCCGGTTCAAGGACTACATCGCGATGCCGAAGTTCAACATGTACCAGTCGTTGCACACGACGGTCATCGGCCCCACCGGCAAGCCGGTCGAGATGCAGATCCGTACGTTCGCGATGCACCGCACGGCCGAGTTCGGCATCGCCGCGCACTGGAAGTACAAGGAGCAGAAGGGCGCGACGATCGTCGGCCCGCCGGCCCACATCGACGAGATGACCTGGCTGCGGCAGCTGCTCGACTGGCAGCGCGAGGCGAGCGACCCGTCGGAGTTCCTCGACGCCCTGCGCTTCGACCTGTCGAGCCAGGAGGTGTACGTCTTCACCCCCAAGGGCGACGTCATCCCGCTGCCGACGGGTTCCACGCCTGTCGACTTCGCGTACGCGGTGCACACCGAGGTCGGGCACAAGTGCATCGGGGCCCGGGTCAACGGCAAGCTGGTGCCGCTCGAGTCGACGCTGTCCAACGGCGACGTCATCGAGATCTTCACGTCGAAGTCGTCAAACGCCGGCCCCACGCAGGACTGGCTGGGCTTCGTCAAGAGCCCGCGCGCCCGCACGAAGATCCGGCAGTACTTCAACAAGGAGCGCCGCGAGGAAGCGATCGAGGTCGGCAAGGAGGCGATCGTCAAGGCGATGCGCAAGCAGGGCCTGCCCCTGCAGCGCATGCTGACGAACGAGAACCTCACGACCATCGCGCGTGACCTGCACCTGCCCGACGTCGCCTCGCTCTACGCGGCGATCGGGGAGAACACCGTGTCGGCCCAGTCGGTCGTGCAGAAACTGGTCGCCGGTTTCGGTGGCGAGGAGGGCGCGGTCGAGGACATCGCCGAGACCGCCGTCGCGACCCGGCCGCCGCGCAACCGCAGCACGGCGCAGGACCCGGGCGTGGTCGTCAAGGGTGTCAGCGACGTGTGGGTCAAACTGGCCCGCTGCTGCACCCCGGTGCCCGGCGACGCGGTGTTCGGCTTCGTCACGCGCTCGGGCGGCGTCAGCGTCCACCGGGAGGACTGCGCCAACGCCGAGGACCTGCGCGACCAGGTGGAGCGTGTGGTCGAGGTGACCTGGAAGCCGACCAGCGCGTCGACATTCCTGGTGGCCATCCAGGTCGAGGCGCTCGACCGGCACAAGCTGCTGGCCGACGTCACCCGGGTCCTCTCGGAGGAGCGGGTCAACATCCTGTCGGCCACGGTCACCACCACCCGCGACCGGGTGGCCGTCAGCCGGTTCACGTTTGAGATGGCCGATCCCAAGCACCTGGGCCACCTGGTGGCCGCCGTGCGCAAGGTCGACGGCGTCTTCGACGCCTACCGCGTCACCTCAGGAGCATGAAAAAGCGGGGCCTCCGATCGGAGGCCCCGCTCTGAAAAACCCTGTTACGCGGCGGCCATCGTCAGCGTCTTGATGGTGACCTCCTTCTTCGGGTGGCCACCCCCCGCCGACTGCGCGAACGCGCCGTCGTCACCGGCTTTGACGACGCCCTTGATGATGTCGAGGCCCTCGGTGATCGTGCCGAGCAGCGTGTAGTTCGCCGGCAGTTGCGTGTCCTCCGAGACGATGAAGAACTGGCTGCCCGTGCTGTTGGGCTGGCCCGTGTTGGCCATCGCGAGCGACCCCGCCGGGTACGGCTTCTGGGTGTCGGTCGGCAGGTTCTCCTCGCCCATGGTGTAGCTCGGGCCGCCCTGACCGTCGGTCTCGCGCCAGCCCTTGCCGGTCGCGAACGGGTCGCCGCACTGCAGCACCTTGAAGGTCGCTTCGTTGACCAGACGGTGGCACTTCGAGTTGTCCCAGAACTTCTTGCCCGCCAGGAACTCGAAGCTGGCCGCGGTGCACGGCACCTTGCTCTTGTCGACGCTGGCCTTGATGACACCCAGGTTGGTGTCCATGGTCAGCACGTCCTTGCCGGTGTTGGGCACGTTGGCGGGCGGGGTGCCGCCGACGTCCTTGACCTTGCCGCCGCCGCCCTGGTCGGGTGTCCACGTGCAGGCGACCTGGCCCGCGGGCACGGTGCTCGCAGCCGTCTTGTCGGCCGGCTTGTCGTCGTCACCGAGCGCGGTCACGATCCACACCGCCGCTCCCGCGATCAGCACGACGGCGATCGCGGAACCGATGATGGCCTGCTTCTGCCGGCGCTTGCGAGCGGCCGCGGAGCGCTCGGCCATCTCCTTCTCGAGCCGGGCCCGCGCCGCCGCGCGCTGCCGGTCCTTGATCGACGACACGGTGTTCCTCCTGCTGAATATGTCGGCCTGGGGGATTTCCTAGGACTGGGTGCTCGCCGACGGGGCTGCGGACGCTGGAGCGTCGCCGACGGTCAGGGTCTTGATCGTGATCTTCTGGGTGGGCCGGACCTTCTCGCCGGCGTCGTTGTTCGACGTCGGGATCTTGGCGATCTTGTCGAGTGTGGCCTGCCCGCCGGTCACCTTGCCCACGATCGAATACTCCGGGGTGGGCGGGCTGTAGTCCTTGAAGAAGATCAGGAACTGGCTGCCGTTGGTGCCGGGCGGATCGCCGATCAGCGCCACGGTGCCCTTCGGGTAGAGCGGCGTCTTCGCGCCCGCGTCCGGGGCGGGCGACGCGCTGGGCTCCGGAGCGGTCGGCACGTTCTCGTTGTAGATGCTGTACGTCGGGCCGCCGAGACCGGTGCCGCTCGGGTCGCCGCAGCGCAGAGCCCCGTACGAGGTGATCTCGTGGCAGTCCGTGTTGTCGTAGAACTTCTTGCTCGCCAGGTACGTGATGTCGGCCGTGCCGCACGGCGCGAGCTCGCTGTCCAGGCCCACCACGATCGGCGCACCCTGGCTGGTGGTGACCGTCATGGTCTGCGTGCCCAGCGTCGGGATGTCCTTGGTCGGGGGCGTGCCCACGTCCTTGAGGTTCGAGTTGGTGCTCGCGTTCTGCGGGGTCCAGAGACAGATGTCCTGATCGGCCGCGTCGGTCGAAGGCTCGTCGGAGTCGAACGCCCCACCGATCCACGCCACGCCGGCCACGATGAGCAGGACCGCGACACCGGCGCCGACACCGGCCAGCAATCGGCGCTTGCGGCGCTCCTGAACAGCCCGTCGTGCCATTTGCCGATCGAGCTTCGCGCGCGCCAGCTTGCGCTGCCGGTCCCTGCTTGATGCCACCGAACGCTTTCCTCTCGTACGACCCATGTCACACGCCCGCAAGAGTGTACGGGTACCTCCTGAGAAAGTGGTGTGCGCCCGCCGGGCTAGGCTCGTTACGATTCGCTACTGTTTTTTCTGCTCGCTTCTCCAGAGAGGCCCGTTGTGCTCGTCACCGGCGTGGAGGCCCAGGCTTTCGGCACCAATTGCTATGTGGTGGCCGCCGGCCCGGGGGAGCAATGCCTGATCGTCGATCCCGGCATCGGTGTGCTCGACCGGCTCGACGAGGTCCTCGCCGAGCACCGCCTGAGCCCGGCCGCCGTGCTGCTCACCCACGGCCACCTCGACCACACCTTCTCGGTCGCGCCGGTCTGCGGCGCCCGCGGCATCACGGCGTACGTGCACCCGGCCGACCTCGAGATGCTGGCCGACCCGGCCAAGGGCCTGAGCATGGACCTCACGCAGCTGTTCGGCGGCCGCCTGCCGTACTCGGAGCCGGAGGACGTGGCCGAGCTGACCGACGGCGCGACGCTCACGCTGGCCGGCCTCGAAGTGACCGTCGACCATGCGCCCGGCCATACCGGCGGGTCGGTGCTCTTCCGGCTGCCCGGCACGGGCTCGGAGTTCGAGGCGGAACAGGTCTGCCTCTCCGGGGACGTGCTGTTCGCCGGGTCGATCGGACGCACCGACCTGCCGGGCGGCAGCACCGAGACGATGATGACCAGCCTGCGGGAAAAGATCCTGCCGCTGGCCGACGACACCGTCGTCCTGCCCGGCCACGGACCGGCCACCACCATCGGCCGCGAGCGCGCCCAGAATCCGTACCTGCGGGAACTGGTCGCCGCGCCGCGCCGCGGACTCTAAGCCTTTTTTGAGGAGACTCTGAGCAATGCCCATTTCCGGTTTTCCCGAATGGATGCCGCCCCAGCGCATGATCGAGCAGCGTCTTCTCGATCGCATTCGCACCACATTCGAGCTGTACGGCTTCGCCCCGTTGGAAACTCGCTCGGTGGAGCCGCTCGACACGTTGCTGAGCAAGGGTGAGACCTCGAAGGAGGTCTATCTGCTGCGCCGTCTGCAGGCCGACGAGAACGCCAAGGACGACGACTCCCTCGGCCTGCACTTCGACCTGACCGTGCCGTTCGCCCGGTTCGTGGTGGAGAACGCGGGCAAGCTGCAGTTCCCGTTCCGGCGCTACCAGATCCAGAAGGTGTGGCGCGGCGAACGCCCGCAGGAGGGTCGCTACCGCGAGTTCCTGCAGGCCGACATCG from the Paractinoplanes abujensis genome contains:
- a CDS encoding peptidylprolyl isomerase yields the protein MSSIKDRQRAAARARLEKEMAERSAAARKRRQKQAIIGSAIAVVLIAGAAVWIVTALGDDDKPADKTAASTVPAGQVACTWTPDQGGGGKVKDVGGTPPANVPNTGKDVLTMDTNLGVIKASVDKSKVPCTAASFEFLAGKKFWDNSKCHRLVNEATFKVLQCGDPFATGKGWRETDGQGGPSYTMGEENLPTDTQKPYPAGSLAMANTGQPNSTGSQFFIVSEDTQLPANYTLLGTITEGLDIIKGVVKAGDDGAFAQSAGGGHPKKEVTIKTLTMAAA
- a CDS encoding MBL fold metallo-hydrolase, encoding MLVTGVEAQAFGTNCYVVAAGPGEQCLIVDPGIGVLDRLDEVLAEHRLSPAAVLLTHGHLDHTFSVAPVCGARGITAYVHPADLEMLADPAKGLSMDLTQLFGGRLPYSEPEDVAELTDGATLTLAGLEVTVDHAPGHTGGSVLFRLPGTGSEFEAEQVCLSGDVLFAGSIGRTDLPGGSTETMMTSLREKILPLADDTVVLPGHGPATTIGRERAQNPYLRELVAAPRRGL
- a CDS encoding RelA/SpoT family protein; this encodes MSSDVVPPAEGTVQPTEDSQNGAGAAVPADEARPAEVSDPDVTQPMPPADSSAGGFGLASAPTGRRVRARLARFNAPWQSTQVSEVLEPLIATHRASHPKADGRMLQRAFDVAARWHSGQYRKSGDPYITHPLAVATILANLGMDTTTLVAALLHDTIEDTDYSLESMRSDFGPEVALLVDGVTKLDRVKLGDAAKAETIRKMVVAMAKDPRVLVIKLADRLHNMRTLTFLPRPKQEQKAKETLEILAPLAHRLGMNTIKWELEDLAFGTLFPKRFEEINRLIGEHQPQREALLRQVTNRVSLDLKSAKIKAETTGRPKHLYSIYQKMIVRGRDFNDIYDLVGVRILVDTVRDCYAALGVIHANWQPVPGRFKDYIAMPKFNMYQSLHTTVIGPTGKPVEMQIRTFAMHRTAEFGIAAHWKYKEQKGATIVGPPAHIDEMTWLRQLLDWQREASDPSEFLDALRFDLSSQEVYVFTPKGDVIPLPTGSTPVDFAYAVHTEVGHKCIGARVNGKLVPLESTLSNGDVIEIFTSKSSNAGPTQDWLGFVKSPRARTKIRQYFNKERREEAIEVGKEAIVKAMRKQGLPLQRMLTNENLTTIARDLHLPDVASLYAAIGENTVSAQSVVQKLVAGFGGEEGAVEDIAETAVATRPPRNRSTAQDPGVVVKGVSDVWVKLARCCTPVPGDAVFGFVTRSGGVSVHREDCANAEDLRDQVERVVEVTWKPTSASTFLVAIQVEALDRHKLLADVTRVLSEERVNILSATVTTTRDRVAVSRFTFEMADPKHLGHLVAAVRKVDGVFDAYRVTSGA
- a CDS encoding adenine phosphoribosyltransferase; the encoded protein is MSDEIPRATGDSGRDLAAVVLGGTIDVPDFPKPGVVFKDLMPLFADGRAFHEVIDGIVAHYGPESFDVVAGVEARGFVVAAAIAYATGVGVVPVRKAGKLPRQALSASYELEYGEATLEVHEDAFIAGQRVLVVDDVLATGGTAGAALELVERAGGTVVGFTVLMELAFLKGRERLSPRTVHALLTV
- a CDS encoding peptidylprolyl isomerase, with protein sequence MASSRDRQRKLARAKLDRQMARRAVQERRKRRLLAGVGAGVAVLLIVAGVAWIGGAFDSDEPSTDAADQDICLWTPQNASTNSNLKDVGTPPTKDIPTLGTQTMTVTTSQGAPIVVGLDSELAPCGTADITYLASKKFYDNTDCHEITSYGALRCGDPSGTGLGGPTYSIYNENVPTAPEPSASPAPDAGAKTPLYPKGTVALIGDPPGTNGSQFLIFFKDYSPPTPEYSIVGKVTGGQATLDKIAKIPTSNNDAGEKVRPTQKITIKTLTVGDAPASAAPSASTQS